From the Lysinibacillus fusiformis genome, the window CGCATCAATGAAAAAATTTTACGTTTAAACGAAGCAAAAAATACTTTACTGAAAACTAAAAAGCAATTACAAGAGCAAATTGATATTCCAGTCTTCGGTGAGGTCTATGTGCAGATAGAAGAGGCCATGCCCGTTCTTCAAGTAACCACTACTGAATTAACACCAACATCAAGCACCAGTACATACTATGCCACTTTAATTAAAATTATAGAAAAGGAAGGCAGTGTCTTAAACAGTCGTTATGGCTGTACTTATCCACTAGAGCCTTATAAAGATGTCAATGATATTATTTATGATGCTATTTTCACTCCCCTATTAACGGAGCGCACATTTTCGAAGCTCTCACCAAACATACAACAAACCATTATCCCTGATGGTAAATATGTATGCATTGCCTTTATTTATGATCCTGATACTTATTTTTCATTCTATGAAAAATTGAGAAATCATGTATTGGCTCAGCAGGAACTATTTGAGTCGCAGGTGTATGAGCTATATATGCCAGCAACGCTCACTATGGAGCAAGAAAAGAAATTTATAGTAGAATTAAAGATTAGGCAAAAACAAGAGACACAAAATTCCTCCGAAAAAGTAACTGTGCACTCGTATAACTCTCTACAAGAATTCCCAAACTAATAAAAACTTTAAAAAATAAAAACAAATCTTTTGACCCTATAGTTACTATAGGGTTTATCGTATTACATGGAAATATTCTAGTAGATTGAAAACATGTATCGCGAACAATTAGAAGGAGAAGTTTATGAGCAAGAAGCAAAATATAACCTTAGCTATTTTATTATCTAATCTTTTCATTGCCTTTTTAGGGATTGGTTTAGTCATCCCTGTTTTACCAACCATCATGAATGAGCTACATATTTCTGGCTCTGTTGTTGGTTATATGGTGGCAGCCTTTGCCATTACACAACTAATCGCATCACCAATTGCAGGTAAGCTTGTTGATACTATTGGCCGCAAAGTTATGATTGTTGCAGGTCTTTTTATTTTTGGACTTTCTGAGTTTTTATTTGGATTCGGTCGTTCTGTTGAAATCCTCTTTGTCTCCCGTATGCTAGGTGGCGTAAGTGCAGCTTTCATTATGCCCGCCGTAACCGCTTATATAGCAGATATTACGACATTAGCACAGCGCCCTAAAGCACTTGGCTATATGAGTGCAGCCATTAGCACAGGTTTTATTATCGGTCCTGGGATCGGTGGATTTTTAGCTGAAATTGGTACACGTGTCCCATTTTATGCAGCGGGGGTACTTGGTCTGTTCGCAGCTATCCTGTCATTCATGTTTTTAAAAGAGCCGTCACGTGCTACAGACAATGAAGAAGCAGCACCATCCATGTTAGGGAGTGTCAAGCGAGTGTTTAGCCCGCTCTACTTCATTCCATTCATCCTTATTTTCGTGTTGTCATTTGGCCTCGCTGCATTTGAATCGTTGTTTAGCTTATTCGTTGATCACAAATTTGCGTTTACACCATCTGATATTGCTATTATTATTACAGGAAGTGGTATTGTCGGTGCCCTAGCTCAATTAATACTATTTGATTGGCTGACAAAGAAAATGGGCGAGATTAATGTTATTCGTTATTCGTTAATCCTTTCAGCAGTATTAACATTCGCCATGACGATCGTGAGTCATTATTTTGCCATTTTATTTGTTACATTCTTTATTTTCGTAGGCTTCGATTTAATTCGCCCTGCTGTTACTTCATATTTATCAAAAATCGCTGGAAATGAACAAGGATTTGTTGGTGGGATGAACTCTATGTTTACAAGTCTTGGTAATATTTTCGGTCCTATTCTAGGTGGTATATTGTTCGATATCAACCTGAACTATCCATACTACTTTGCCACAATCGTCTTGGTGCTTGGCGTCATTCTTGCGTTATTCTGGAGAAAGCCAAAGCATATAGAATTATAAAAATAGCGATACACATCCACATGAACCCTAGAGAAATCCATATAAAAAGGACTGCCCTTGATGAACGAATCATCGTCGGGCAATCCTTTTCTTTTTATTCATGTACTACTGCTTCTTCTTTTTCAAAGTGAATACCTGTAATATGCACATTCACTTCTGCTGTTTCTAGTGCTGTCATATTAAAAATAGCCTGACGGATTTGCGTTTGAACTTCTTTTGCTACCTTAGGAATGGCATATCCATATTTCACAGAGCAAAATACATCAATGGCAATTTCACCAGTTTCCGTTACACCTGATTTAATGCCTTTATTGTGTACCTTTTTACCGAAACGTTCCACGACACCCGTCGCAATATTTCCACGAGTTGCAGCAATGCCTTCAACCTCATTTACAGCAATCCCAGCCACAACTTCGATCACCTCTGCCGCTACCTCAATTTTTCCAAGCTCTTCTTTCCCAGAAGGTGTTGGTTGTACGAAAGATTGTCCTACTTTCTCTG encodes:
- a CDS encoding MerR family transcriptional regulator, yielding MKEHYYTIGEVAKLSNLSVQTLRYYDQIDLFKPAYIDTYTNYRYYKGNQLFYLDIIKSLKYIGVSLDDIKKALRLTSEELLDFLAQQELRINEKILRLNEAKNTLLKTKKQLQEQIDIPVFGEVYVQIEEAMPVLQVTTTELTPTSSTSTYYATLIKIIEKEGSVLNSRYGCTYPLEPYKDVNDIIYDAIFTPLLTERTFSKLSPNIQQTIIPDGKYVCIAFIYDPDTYFSFYEKLRNHVLAQQELFESQVYELYMPATLTMEQEKKFIVELKIRQKQETQNSSEKVTVHSYNSLQEFPN
- a CDS encoding Asp23/Gls24 family envelope stress response protein: MAEKVGQSFVQPTPSGKEELGKIEVAAEVIEVVAGIAVNEVEGIAATRGNIATGVVERFGKKVHNKGIKSGVTETGEIAIDVFCSVKYGYAIPKVAKEVQTQIRQAIFNMTALETAEVNVHITGIHFEKEEAVVHE
- a CDS encoding MFS transporter; this translates as MSKKQNITLAILLSNLFIAFLGIGLVIPVLPTIMNELHISGSVVGYMVAAFAITQLIASPIAGKLVDTIGRKVMIVAGLFIFGLSEFLFGFGRSVEILFVSRMLGGVSAAFIMPAVTAYIADITTLAQRPKALGYMSAAISTGFIIGPGIGGFLAEIGTRVPFYAAGVLGLFAAILSFMFLKEPSRATDNEEAAPSMLGSVKRVFSPLYFIPFILIFVLSFGLAAFESLFSLFVDHKFAFTPSDIAIIITGSGIVGALAQLILFDWLTKKMGEINVIRYSLILSAVLTFAMTIVSHYFAILFVTFFIFVGFDLIRPAVTSYLSKIAGNEQGFVGGMNSMFTSLGNIFGPILGGILFDINLNYPYYFATIVLVLGVILALFWRKPKHIEL